Proteins from a single region of Psilocybe cubensis strain MGC-MH-2018 chromosome 3, whole genome shotgun sequence:
- a CDS encoding 26S proteasome regulatory subunit rpn-8, whose amino-acid sequence MVATSTEQLTSLAATTVIVHPLVLLSVTDHHARSVSRNTEKRVVGVLLGQDNGKTINVANSFGIPFEEDEKDSKTWFLDHNYIEGMYEMFKKVNARERMIGWYHTGPKLRASDQEINDLFKRFIPRPVMVIVDVRPQAVGMPTDSYFAVEEIKDDGTETRKTFLHVPSAIEAEEAEEIGVEHLLRDIKDSTTTTLSTRVTEQLASLNGLSARLADIKRYLDDVAAGKMPVNHQIVYNLQDMLNLLPDLSEPETEASFAASTNDEMLVVYLSSLLRAVIALHALVDNKATIGRAELEEGEKREKEGKKESEPAGKAEAKKADK is encoded by the exons ATGGTCGCTACATCTACTGAGCAG CTCACATCGCTGGCTGCAACGACCGTCA TTGTTCACCCACTCGTACTTCTCTCTGTAACCGATCACCATGCGCGCTCTGTTTCGCGGAACACAGAAAAGCGAGTCGTCGGTGTGCTCCTGGGGCAGGACAATGGGAAAACGATCAACGTTGCAAACTCATTTGGAATCCCGTTCGAGGAGGATGAGAAAGATAGCAAGACGTGGTTCTTGGATCACAATTATATTGAAGGGATGTATGAGATGTTCAAGAAAGTCAATG CTCGCGAACGTATGATTGGGTGGTACCACACTGGGCCGAAGCTGCGCGCTTCTGATCAGGAGATCAATGATTTGTTCAAGCGATTTATCCCCCGCCCTGTGATGGTCATCGTCGATGTGCGGCCGCAGGCTGTGGGCATGCCCACCGATTCTTACTTTGCCGTCGAAGAAATCAAAGAC GATGGCACCGAGACACGCAAAACCTTCCTGCACGTACCCTCTGCAATTGAAGCCGAGGAAGCCGAGGAAATTGGCGTCGAGCACCTGCTGCGCGACATCAAAGActcgacaacgacgacgctCAGCACACGCGTCACTGAGCAGCTGGCGTCACTGAACGGTCTCTCCGCGCGCCTCGCGGACATCAAACGCTACCTCGACGATGTCGCGGCCGGCAAGATGCCCGTGAACCACCAGATCGTGTATAACCTGCAGGACATGCTCAATCTGCTGCCGGACCTGAGCGAGCCGGAGACGGAGGCGAGCTTTGCGGCGAGCACGAATGACGAGATGTTGGTGGTGTATTTGAGCAGTTTGTTGAGGGCGGTGATTGCTCTGCATGCGCTTGTTGATAATAAGGCGACGATTGGGCGGGCGGAGCTGGAAGAGGGtgagaagagggagaaggagggcAAAAAGGAGAGCGAGCCGGCTGGTAAAGCAGAAGCGAAAAAGGCGGACAAGTAG
- a CDS encoding Cytochrome c oxidase polypeptide 5, mitochondrial codes for MNALRLARTATPALKSALNNTASRRTLATATLEHAASASSPATQGRAASAPIPLSNIEAQWARLSAEEKVSVHEQLEVLQQKDWKELSLDEKKAAYYVAFGPHGPRTPSSQPGDNVKILAATAGLVGAAGVLYFVLKQFAQPLPKTMTKEWQEASNERAIEAKINPITGISSEGYTGKGFVQSK; via the exons ATGAACGCTCTCCGCCTGGCGCGCACCGCAACTCCCGCGCTGAAGAGCGCTCTGAACAACACCGCGAGCCGCCGCACCCTGGCAACCGCGACGCTGGAGCACGCTGCGTCCGCCTCGTCTCCTGCGACGCAGGGACGCGCTGCGTCGGCGCCGATCCCGCTGTCGAATATCGAGGCGCAGTGGGCGAGGCTGAGCGCTGAGGAGAAGGTCTCCGTGCATGAGCAGCTCGAGGTGCTCCAGCAGAAGGACTGGAAGGAGCTGTCGCTGGATGAGAAGAAGGCTG CATACTATGTCGCCTTCGGACCTCACGGCCCCAGAACCCCCTCCAGCCAACCCGGAGACAACGTCAAGATTCTCGCCGCTACTGCTGGCCTTGTTGGCGCTGCCGGTGTTCTTTACTTCGTCCTCAAGCAGTTCG CTCAACCCCTGCCCAAGACTATGACCAAGGAGTGGCAGGAAGCGTCGAACGAGCGTGCTATCGAGGCAAAGATCAACCCTATCACTG GTATCTCGTCAGAGGGCTACACTGGCAAGGGCTTCGTCCAATCCAAATAG